The following are encoded in a window of Rosa chinensis cultivar Old Blush chromosome 4, RchiOBHm-V2, whole genome shotgun sequence genomic DNA:
- the LOC112200499 gene encoding vacuolar fusion protein CCZ1 homolog B isoform X1 — protein sequence MGLASASTATTGPEAMQLCIFDLRRGQNEGQELDKILFFYPADLPFSAQFSVIGLSEGLITFTRIFSPEAACEAIEADRHSHVFYEAEPDIWMVMVVEKSMEYEAKWRTDALRKVLKEVHSLFVMFHGSVRAMLDKDPGGVLARSHLYSFVMDYLGAFEKRSPFDECCWVLLSEADFLVGKKLLMPSFRDSLKERGTVQMLTVGREAAIEVQSLVRVLESSAGNLPCHSLILFQDLLVSTTLSPDDTVNLFAYAVLRLTPHVLSSGASSWSYLRKGATANVSSSSILSDSGTVPEQYHGSHNNSSAGDNSSRVIRPLKLDKWSKGNDGFLATDIWGAEPSTGVSATPTVFLHQSEERMYLCAHQHKSLTLLFLIPVSSVLNGEQGLSTVKQQVLENVSLKLLKVEEKLSKGWGGENAYHVSGYRYLLVDGDRNVSRASPTGKVTTLSKESLLALSKLREEVDREKSRAQWDSPGHEKELEVSIRAKNNAWVIARVTRGKELYMVLEKANETLLYASDAVEKFSNRYCGGAFSLN from the exons ATGGGTTTGGCATCCGCTAGTACTGCCACTACTGGCCCAGAAGCTATGCAATTGTGCATATTTGATTTGCGGAGGGGTCAAAACGAAGGCCAAGAGTTGGATAAGATACTGTTTTTCTATCCTGCTGATTTGCCTTTCTCAGCTCAGTTCTCTGTGATTGGGCTCAGTGAAGGACTCATCACATTTACCAG AATCTTCTCTCCGGAGGCGGCTTGTGAGGCCATAGAAGCAGATAGGCATTCACATGTTTTTTACGAGGCCGAACCCGATATCTGGATGGTTATG GTAGTGGAGAAAAGCATGGAGTACGAAGCGAAATGGAGAACTGATGCATTAAGAAAGGTTCTTAAGGAAGTGCATTCTCTTTTTGTAATGTTTCATGGTTCTGTAAGAGCGATGCTTGATAAAGACCCGGGGGGAGTGCTAGCTAGATCTCATTTGTACTCTTTCGTCATGGATTATCTTGGTG CATTTGAAAAGCGGTCTCCATTCGATGAGTGCTGCTGGG TTTTGCTCTCTGAGGCAGATTTTCTTGTTGGGAAGAAGCTACTGATGCCATCATTCCGTGACTCTTTAAAGGAGCGTGGAACTGTGCAGATGCTTACTGTAGGGCGGGAAGCCGCAATTGAAGTTCAG TCACTTGTCAGGGTACTTGAATCTAGTGCTGGGAACTTGCCCTGTCATTCACTAATCTTGTTTCAGGACCTGTTGGTATCCACAACACTTTCTCCT GATGACACCGTAAACCTATTTGCATATGCTGTTTTAAGGTTGACACCCCATGTTTTGTCCTCTGGAGCAAGTTCCTGGTCTTATTTACGCAAAGGAGCTACAGCTAACGTTTCCTCAAGTTCTATCTTGTCCGATTCTGGTACTGTTCCTGAGCAGTATCATGGCTCACACAACAATTCTTCTGCTGGAGACAACAGTTCTCGCGTCATACGGCCATTGAAGCTGGACAAGTGGTCCAAAGGGAACGATGGTTTTCTTGCCACTGATATTTGGGGTGCAGAGCCTAGTACCGGGGTGTCGGCCACTCCAACAGTATTTCTCCATCAGTCAGAGGAAAGGATGTATCTGTGTGCCCATCAGCATAAAAGCCTCACCTTACTTTTTCTCATTCCTGTTTCTTCAGTACTGAATGGGGAGCAAGGTCTTTCTACAGTGAAGCAGCAAGTTCTTGAGAAT GTATCCCTAAAGCTGTTGAAAGTAGAAGAAAAACTATCAAAAGGATGGGGCGGTGAGAACGCATATCATGTTAGTGGATATCGGTATTTACTAGTGGATGGAGACAGAAACGTATCCAGGGCTTCTCCAACAGGAAAGGTCACAACGCTTAGTAAG GAGTCCTTACTTGCCTTAAGTAAGCTTAGAGAAGAAGTTGATAGAGAAAAGAGTAGAGCACAGTGGGATAGCCCCGGTCATGAAAAAGAGTTGGAAGTTAGCATCAGGGCAAAAAACAATGCTTGGGTTATTGCTCGGGTAACAAGAGGGAAGGAGCTTTACATGGTTCTGGAAAAAGCCAATGAAACACTTCTTTACGCCTCCGATGCTGTTGAAAAGTTCAGCAACAG
- the LOC112200499 gene encoding vacuolar fusion protein CCZ1 homolog B isoform X2 gives MGLASASTATTGPEAMQLCIFDLRRGQNEGQELDKILFFYPADLPFSAQFSVIGLSEGLITFTRIFSPEAACEAIEADRHSHVFYEAEPDIWMVMVVEKSMEYEAKWRTDALRKVLKEVHSLFVMFHGSVRAMLDKDPGGVLARSHLYSFVMDYLGAFEKRSPFDECCWDFLVGKKLLMPSFRDSLKERGTVQMLTVGREAAIEVQSLVRVLESSAGNLPCHSLILFQDLLVSTTLSPDDTVNLFAYAVLRLTPHVLSSGASSWSYLRKGATANVSSSSILSDSGTVPEQYHGSHNNSSAGDNSSRVIRPLKLDKWSKGNDGFLATDIWGAEPSTGVSATPTVFLHQSEERMYLCAHQHKSLTLLFLIPVSSVLNGEQGLSTVKQQVLENVSLKLLKVEEKLSKGWGGENAYHVSGYRYLLVDGDRNVSRASPTGKVTTLSKESLLALSKLREEVDREKSRAQWDSPGHEKELEVSIRAKNNAWVIARVTRGKELYMVLEKANETLLYASDAVEKFSNRYCGGAFSLN, from the exons ATGGGTTTGGCATCCGCTAGTACTGCCACTACTGGCCCAGAAGCTATGCAATTGTGCATATTTGATTTGCGGAGGGGTCAAAACGAAGGCCAAGAGTTGGATAAGATACTGTTTTTCTATCCTGCTGATTTGCCTTTCTCAGCTCAGTTCTCTGTGATTGGGCTCAGTGAAGGACTCATCACATTTACCAG AATCTTCTCTCCGGAGGCGGCTTGTGAGGCCATAGAAGCAGATAGGCATTCACATGTTTTTTACGAGGCCGAACCCGATATCTGGATGGTTATG GTAGTGGAGAAAAGCATGGAGTACGAAGCGAAATGGAGAACTGATGCATTAAGAAAGGTTCTTAAGGAAGTGCATTCTCTTTTTGTAATGTTTCATGGTTCTGTAAGAGCGATGCTTGATAAAGACCCGGGGGGAGTGCTAGCTAGATCTCATTTGTACTCTTTCGTCATGGATTATCTTGGTG CATTTGAAAAGCGGTCTCCATTCGATGAGTGCTGCTGGG ATTTTCTTGTTGGGAAGAAGCTACTGATGCCATCATTCCGTGACTCTTTAAAGGAGCGTGGAACTGTGCAGATGCTTACTGTAGGGCGGGAAGCCGCAATTGAAGTTCAG TCACTTGTCAGGGTACTTGAATCTAGTGCTGGGAACTTGCCCTGTCATTCACTAATCTTGTTTCAGGACCTGTTGGTATCCACAACACTTTCTCCT GATGACACCGTAAACCTATTTGCATATGCTGTTTTAAGGTTGACACCCCATGTTTTGTCCTCTGGAGCAAGTTCCTGGTCTTATTTACGCAAAGGAGCTACAGCTAACGTTTCCTCAAGTTCTATCTTGTCCGATTCTGGTACTGTTCCTGAGCAGTATCATGGCTCACACAACAATTCTTCTGCTGGAGACAACAGTTCTCGCGTCATACGGCCATTGAAGCTGGACAAGTGGTCCAAAGGGAACGATGGTTTTCTTGCCACTGATATTTGGGGTGCAGAGCCTAGTACCGGGGTGTCGGCCACTCCAACAGTATTTCTCCATCAGTCAGAGGAAAGGATGTATCTGTGTGCCCATCAGCATAAAAGCCTCACCTTACTTTTTCTCATTCCTGTTTCTTCAGTACTGAATGGGGAGCAAGGTCTTTCTACAGTGAAGCAGCAAGTTCTTGAGAAT GTATCCCTAAAGCTGTTGAAAGTAGAAGAAAAACTATCAAAAGGATGGGGCGGTGAGAACGCATATCATGTTAGTGGATATCGGTATTTACTAGTGGATGGAGACAGAAACGTATCCAGGGCTTCTCCAACAGGAAAGGTCACAACGCTTAGTAAG GAGTCCTTACTTGCCTTAAGTAAGCTTAGAGAAGAAGTTGATAGAGAAAAGAGTAGAGCACAGTGGGATAGCCCCGGTCATGAAAAAGAGTTGGAAGTTAGCATCAGGGCAAAAAACAATGCTTGGGTTATTGCTCGGGTAACAAGAGGGAAGGAGCTTTACATGGTTCTGGAAAAAGCCAATGAAACACTTCTTTACGCCTCCGATGCTGTTGAAAAGTTCAGCAACAG
- the LOC112200499 gene encoding vacuolar fusion protein CCZ1 homolog B isoform X3, giving the protein MGLASASTATTGPEAMQLCIFDLRRGQNEGQELDKILFFYPADLPFSAQFSVIGLSEGLITFTRIFSPEAACEAIEADRHSHVFYEAEPDIWMVMVVEKSMEYEAKWRTDALRKVLKEVHSLFVMFHGSVRAMLDKDPGGVLARSHLYSFVMDYLGDFLVGKKLLMPSFRDSLKERGTVQMLTVGREAAIEVQSLVRVLESSAGNLPCHSLILFQDLLVSTTLSPDDTVNLFAYAVLRLTPHVLSSGASSWSYLRKGATANVSSSSILSDSGTVPEQYHGSHNNSSAGDNSSRVIRPLKLDKWSKGNDGFLATDIWGAEPSTGVSATPTVFLHQSEERMYLCAHQHKSLTLLFLIPVSSVLNGEQGLSTVKQQVLENVSLKLLKVEEKLSKGWGGENAYHVSGYRYLLVDGDRNVSRASPTGKVTTLSKESLLALSKLREEVDREKSRAQWDSPGHEKELEVSIRAKNNAWVIARVTRGKELYMVLEKANETLLYASDAVEKFSNRYCGGAFSLN; this is encoded by the exons ATGGGTTTGGCATCCGCTAGTACTGCCACTACTGGCCCAGAAGCTATGCAATTGTGCATATTTGATTTGCGGAGGGGTCAAAACGAAGGCCAAGAGTTGGATAAGATACTGTTTTTCTATCCTGCTGATTTGCCTTTCTCAGCTCAGTTCTCTGTGATTGGGCTCAGTGAAGGACTCATCACATTTACCAG AATCTTCTCTCCGGAGGCGGCTTGTGAGGCCATAGAAGCAGATAGGCATTCACATGTTTTTTACGAGGCCGAACCCGATATCTGGATGGTTATG GTAGTGGAGAAAAGCATGGAGTACGAAGCGAAATGGAGAACTGATGCATTAAGAAAGGTTCTTAAGGAAGTGCATTCTCTTTTTGTAATGTTTCATGGTTCTGTAAGAGCGATGCTTGATAAAGACCCGGGGGGAGTGCTAGCTAGATCTCATTTGTACTCTTTCGTCATGGATTATCTTGGTG ATTTTCTTGTTGGGAAGAAGCTACTGATGCCATCATTCCGTGACTCTTTAAAGGAGCGTGGAACTGTGCAGATGCTTACTGTAGGGCGGGAAGCCGCAATTGAAGTTCAG TCACTTGTCAGGGTACTTGAATCTAGTGCTGGGAACTTGCCCTGTCATTCACTAATCTTGTTTCAGGACCTGTTGGTATCCACAACACTTTCTCCT GATGACACCGTAAACCTATTTGCATATGCTGTTTTAAGGTTGACACCCCATGTTTTGTCCTCTGGAGCAAGTTCCTGGTCTTATTTACGCAAAGGAGCTACAGCTAACGTTTCCTCAAGTTCTATCTTGTCCGATTCTGGTACTGTTCCTGAGCAGTATCATGGCTCACACAACAATTCTTCTGCTGGAGACAACAGTTCTCGCGTCATACGGCCATTGAAGCTGGACAAGTGGTCCAAAGGGAACGATGGTTTTCTTGCCACTGATATTTGGGGTGCAGAGCCTAGTACCGGGGTGTCGGCCACTCCAACAGTATTTCTCCATCAGTCAGAGGAAAGGATGTATCTGTGTGCCCATCAGCATAAAAGCCTCACCTTACTTTTTCTCATTCCTGTTTCTTCAGTACTGAATGGGGAGCAAGGTCTTTCTACAGTGAAGCAGCAAGTTCTTGAGAAT GTATCCCTAAAGCTGTTGAAAGTAGAAGAAAAACTATCAAAAGGATGGGGCGGTGAGAACGCATATCATGTTAGTGGATATCGGTATTTACTAGTGGATGGAGACAGAAACGTATCCAGGGCTTCTCCAACAGGAAAGGTCACAACGCTTAGTAAG GAGTCCTTACTTGCCTTAAGTAAGCTTAGAGAAGAAGTTGATAGAGAAAAGAGTAGAGCACAGTGGGATAGCCCCGGTCATGAAAAAGAGTTGGAAGTTAGCATCAGGGCAAAAAACAATGCTTGGGTTATTGCTCGGGTAACAAGAGGGAAGGAGCTTTACATGGTTCTGGAAAAAGCCAATGAAACACTTCTTTACGCCTCCGATGCTGTTGAAAAGTTCAGCAACAG